From Scatophagus argus isolate fScaArg1 chromosome 10, fScaArg1.pri, whole genome shotgun sequence, a single genomic window includes:
- the flrt3 gene encoding leucine-rich repeat transmembrane protein FLRT3 has product MVRQCKAFILFLIKIGLLLGLANPLVTSASCPSVCRCDGTFIYCNDRGLTSIPTGLPQDATVLFLQNNRIKSSGIPAELRRLSNVEKIYLYCNNLDEFPTNLPLGLKELHLQENNIRMITHASLAQIPYIEELHLDDNSVSAVSIEEGAFRDSNHLRLLFLSRNHLSTIPSGLPMSIEELRFDDNRISSISEQSLQDLINLKRLILDGNLLNNRGIGEIAFINLINLTELSLVRNSLTSPPANLPGTSLEKLQLQDNHINRVPPGAFAFLRQLYRLDLSGNNLSSLPQGVFEDLDNLTQLLLRNNPWQCTCRMKWVRDWLRSLPSKVNVRGFMCQGPDKVKGMAIKDLTTDMFDCTDSELISTYETSTVSNTLRPSQPQWPLFVTKRPIVKGPDFGRNYHSTTTSSGRKIITISVKSSSADTIHISWRVSQPMTALRLSWLKLGHSPAFGSITETIVQGERKEYLLTALEPESSYRICMVPMETSNIYLSDETPVCIETETGSHKSYNPTTTLNREQEKEPYKNSSLPLAAIIGGAVALLAIIMLALVCWYVHRNGSLFARNCTYNKGRRRKDDYAEAGTKKDNSILEIRETSFQMIPINNLPVSKEEFVIHTIFPPNGLSLYKSPHSENSINNRSYRDSGIPDSDHSHS; this is encoded by the coding sequence ATGGTGCGTCAGTGCAAGGCCTttatcctcttcctcatcaaGATCGGGCTGCTGCTGGGTCTTGCTAACCCCCTGGTGACCTCCGCCTCATGTCCCTCAGTTTGCCGCTGTGATGGGACCTTCATCTATTGTAATGACCGTGGCCTGACTTCCATCCCTACCGGACTACCCCAGGATGCTACAGTCCTTTTTCTCCAAAATAATCGCATCAAGAGCTCAGGCATTCCTGCAGAGCTCCGCAGGCTCTCAAATGTGGAGAAGATTTACCTTTACTGCAACAATCTGGATGAGTTCCCCACTAACCTTCCTCTTGGGCTAAAAGAGCTTCACCTTCAAGAGAACAACATTCGGATGATTACCCATGCCTCTCTGGCCCAAATTCCCTATATTGAAGAACTGCACCTGGATGATAACTCAGTATCAGCAGTCAGCATAGAGGAGGGGGCCTTTAGGGACAGTAATCACCTCAGActgcttttcctctccagaAACCACCTAAGTACCATCCCTTCAGGCCTACCCATGAGCATTGAGGAGCTCCGCTTTGATGACAACCGCATCTCGTCCATCTCAGAGCAGTCGCTTCAAGATCTCATCAACCTGAAGCGACTAATCCTGGATGGTAACCTGCTTAACAACCGTGGGATTGGGGAAATTGCTTTCATCAACCTGATCAACCTGACTGAGCTCTCGTTAGTGAGAAACTCCTTGACATCACCACCAGCTAACTTACCCGGCACTAGTTTGGAGAAGCTGCAGCTACAAGATAATCACATTAATCGTGTCCCGCCTGGGGCTTTTGCCTTCCTTAGGCAGCTGTATCGCCTGGACCTCTCTGGCAACAACCTGAGCAGCCTCCCTCAGGGTGTTTTTGAAGATCTGGACAATCTCACACAGCTCCTGCTACGCAACAACCCCTGGCAATGCACTTGCAGGATGAAGTGGGTGCGTGATTGGCTGCGGTCATTGCCATCTAAGGTGAATGTACGTGGCTTCATGTGCCAGGGTCCTGATAAAGTCAAAGGCATGGCAATTAAAGACCTAACGACAGACATGTTTGACTGCACAGATTCAGAACTCATCTCCACGTATGAGACAAGCACAGTCTCCAACACTTTACGTCCCTCACAGCCCCAGTGGCCCTTATTTGTGACTAAAAGGCCAATAGTAAAAGGGCCTGACTTCGGTAGGAATTACCACAGCACTACCACCTCTTCAGGCAGAAAAATCATCACCATCAGTGTGAAGTCAAGTAGTGCAGATACAATACACATATCATGGAGGGTGTCACAGCCCATGACTGCCCTACGGCTCAGTTGGCTAAAGCTGGGACACAGCCCTGCTTTTGGCTCTATCACTGAGACCATTGTGCAGGGGGAGAGGAAGGAGTACCTGCTCACTGCGCTGGAGCCAGAGTCTTCCTATAGGATATGCATGGTTCCCATGGAGACCAGCAACATTTACCTGTCAGACGAAACCCCTGTTTGCATAGAGACAGAGACTGGCTCTCATAAATCGTACAACCCGACCACAACTTTaaacagagagcaggagaaagagcCTTACAAAAATTCCAGTCTGCCTTTGGCTGCTATCATTGGAGGGGCGGTGGCGCTTTTGGCAATAATCATGTTGGCACTGGTGTGCTGGTATGTGCACAGGAATGGTTCACTTTTTGCCAGGAACTGCACCTACAACAAAGGCCGCCGGAGAAAGGATGACTATGCTGAGGCTGGCACTAAGAAGGACAACTCCATTCTTGAAATACGAGAGACATCTTTTCAGATGATACCTATAAATAACCTGCCTGTGTCCAAGGAGGAGTTTGTGATACACACGATTTTCCCCCCTAATGGCCTGAGTTTATACAAAAGCCCTCATAGTGAGAACAGTATCAACAACAGGAGCTACAGAGACAGTGGAATACCAGATTCAGACCATTCCCATTCATGA